The genomic stretch CCTAAAGCTAGCCCAACAAAGTCCATTTGGGGGCCTCTCATTTGAGCAGAGCTTATCAGAAATGAGCTACTCCAATTGATCACTAATAACGAGTTCAAAGTCTTAAAGATTCAGGCAAACTCAAGACAGTTGCATAGATAACTCATCAATAAGTGTACAATACATCAAGACTAGAACTAGCTACTAATAATAGGTCATACAAGTCTCGTGATGCTACGAGAAAAAGCTCTAGCATCTTGGGTGAACAGAGAACTCTAGTATTTTGGTGGCGGCTTTTGGGTTGGCAGCAAACCAAAACGCTTCTTCAGAAGCACCCTCTGCCTTGAGTATTTATCATCCGGAGAGAAACGAGCTGCATGTTGAAAtcaattagtttttttttttttggggggtgggGGGGGAGAGGAGCTATATTATGCTCCGTAGATATTCAAAAAGATCAT from Coffea eugenioides isolate CCC68of chromosome 8, Ceug_1.0, whole genome shotgun sequence encodes the following:
- the LOC113779549 gene encoding H/ACA ribonucleoprotein complex subunit 3-like protein, coding for MFLQFYINENGDKVYTTKKESPVGAITLSAHPARFSPDDKYSRQRVLLKKRFGLLPTQKPPPKY